The Acidianus infernus genome window below encodes:
- a CDS encoding Ppx/GppA phosphatase family protein, translating to MLSAVIDAGYNSFRLSIYDVFQNNTFRLLGSLKYFVRIGEGIKEGSKISDDKIKTAEKAFIAFKNLINTKGVKNVKAVGTSAFRYALNGEEVSDKLSEILGEDLRIISGEEEGRFSATGVINTLPITEDAIIFEIGGGSLEIAKIQAGNITKVYQLPIGALKLATYSEKEIRKIVSDEISTISITPSKLVIGSGGNMRALAKLDEKISGFPSDSIHGYVVPSSQISKYAKVLFSLDIEERSALPGISKERAYTIHSGAVIIDELLQHFNADKVMVSAFGMREGVLTDGVKLDRYKWLEAIAFYHYLDPPWDVFYDSEKKVKGEMGFYVGSAAFISSVFKMSEYLNPYDACYRMTRTAIIPGFTQKEILTIGLICKAAKGKIKKKNIKSVGLDFKKKELYEYGKIVKEIVETYPLGVRWSG from the coding sequence ATGCTTTCTGCGGTAATAGATGCAGGATACAACTCATTCAGACTTTCAATTTATGATGTTTTTCAGAATAATACTTTCAGACTTTTAGGTTCATTGAAGTATTTTGTAAGGATTGGCGAAGGTATTAAGGAAGGAAGTAAAATTTCTGATGATAAGATTAAGACTGCAGAAAAAGCTTTTATCGCATTTAAAAACCTTATAAATACTAAAGGTGTAAAGAACGTTAAAGCTGTAGGGACGAGTGCTTTCAGATATGCATTAAATGGGGAGGAAGTTTCTGACAAGTTATCTGAAATACTTGGTGAAGATTTAAGGATAATCTCTGGAGAAGAAGAAGGAAGATTTTCAGCAACAGGAGTTATTAATACTTTACCAATTACAGAGGACGCAATAATCTTTGAAATAGGCGGTGGGTCATTAGAAATAGCCAAGATACAAGCTGGAAATATTACTAAAGTATATCAATTACCTATAGGAGCGCTAAAATTGGCTACTTACTCAGAAAAGGAAATAAGAAAGATAGTTTCAGATGAAATTTCAACAATTTCTATAACTCCTTCAAAACTTGTTATTGGCTCTGGAGGAAATATGAGAGCTTTAGCTAAATTAGATGAAAAAATCTCAGGTTTTCCTTCTGACTCTATTCATGGATATGTAGTACCTTCTTCGCAAATTAGCAAGTACGCCAAAGTACTCTTTTCATTAGATATAGAAGAAAGATCTGCATTGCCCGGGATTAGTAAGGAGAGGGCTTATACTATTCATTCTGGTGCTGTGATTATTGACGAGCTTTTACAACATTTTAATGCTGACAAAGTAATGGTTTCTGCCTTTGGAATGAGAGAGGGAGTATTGACAGATGGAGTAAAACTTGATAGATACAAATGGTTAGAAGCAATAGCCTTTTATCATTATCTCGATCCTCCGTGGGATGTATTTTACGATTCAGAAAAAAAGGTAAAAGGAGAAATGGGATTTTACGTCGGTTCTGCAGCGTTCATTTCTTCAGTGTTTAAAATGTCGGAATATCTTAATCCTTATGATGCCTGCTATAGAATGACTAGGACAGCTATCATTCCAGGTTTTACTCAGAAGGAAATATTAACTATAGGATTAATTTGTAAAGCTGCAAAAGGTAAAATTAAGAAGAAGAATATTAAATCAGTGGGTTTAGATTTTAAAAAGAAAGAGTTATATGAATATGGTAAAATAGTTAAAGAAATAGTAGAAACTTATCCTTTAGGCGTTAGGTGGAGTGGTTGA
- a CDS encoding CHAD domain-containing protein — protein MKLKNLRPEDYANKNLREALSISGISKEDIHDRRVKLRKYFDVLYSLYPVYENPDCLLKAKDLIHKLGVIRDMDVICYQPNRDKLAERVSKKIHVMNYCFLPKVYGSRLLVFNRILSLQKKIEKTEDFHELRKIVRTARNLVESLGYKNKELSNLAKEMGDLRDEILKMECEGRKVNIDVENYKKRANNIIVSFIIYQDEFHHFSLQQ, from the coding sequence GTGAAATTGAAAAACTTGAGGCCTGAAGACTACGCCAATAAAAACTTAAGAGAGGCCTTATCAATATCTGGAATTTCAAAAGAAGATATTCACGATAGGAGGGTTAAACTAAGGAAATATTTTGACGTGTTGTATTCGCTATATCCAGTTTATGAAAATCCAGATTGCCTACTGAAGGCAAAGGATCTAATTCATAAGTTAGGAGTAATAAGGGATATGGACGTAATATGCTATCAACCTAATAGGGATAAACTAGCAGAGAGAGTTTCAAAGAAAATTCACGTAATGAATTACTGTTTCCTGCCCAAAGTTTACGGTAGTAGACTTCTAGTTTTTAATAGAATTCTCTCACTTCAGAAGAAAATAGAGAAAACGGAAGATTTCCATGAGTTAAGAAAAATAGTTAGAACTGCTAGAAACCTTGTAGAATCTTTAGGATATAAAAATAAAGAACTATCTAATTTAGCCAAGGAAATGGGAGATTTAAGGGATGAAATTCTTAAAATGGAGTGCGAAGGTAGAAAGGTTAACATTGACGTTGAGAATTATAAGAAGAGAGCTAACAATATTATTGTGTCATTTATCATTTACCAGGATGAGTTTCATCATTTCTCACTACAGCAATAG
- the proC gene encoding pyrroline-5-carboxylate reductase, with product MRIAIIGAGKIGFTILSALKKMPNIELIATGRSSSTLEKIKSIGVEATTDNDYAVSSSDYIILSVKPQHFPSVLKSVKSWEGKKVISVMAGIRISTLSSFLKGSKVYRAMPNINAMVGKSTTALAEERDETVEKIFLQIGKVYWVPEELMDVWTALIGSGPAFMAEIIDALSLGAVECGMPRELSYNAILDMIEGTVELLRKCRHPALLRDQVTTPAGTTIRGLMTMESEGIKSALIKTVEAAYKRSVEIGEQIDRKLRTSFPT from the coding sequence ATGAGAATCGCAATAATAGGCGCGGGCAAAATAGGTTTTACAATACTATCAGCACTTAAGAAAATGCCCAACATAGAGTTAATAGCCACTGGGAGGAGCAGTTCAACTCTGGAGAAAATAAAGTCAATAGGAGTTGAGGCTACTACAGATAATGATTACGCTGTTTCCTCTTCTGACTATATCATACTCAGTGTGAAGCCACAACACTTTCCTTCGGTATTAAAGTCTGTAAAGAGCTGGGAGGGTAAAAAAGTAATTTCAGTCATGGCTGGAATAAGGATCTCTACACTTTCCTCATTCTTAAAAGGAAGTAAAGTGTATAGAGCAATGCCAAACATTAACGCAATGGTTGGAAAATCTACTACTGCACTTGCAGAGGAAAGGGATGAGACTGTGGAGAAAATCTTTTTGCAAATAGGTAAGGTTTATTGGGTTCCAGAGGAGTTGATGGACGTTTGGACTGCTTTAATAGGTAGTGGTCCAGCATTCATGGCTGAAATAATTGATGCCTTATCTTTAGGAGCAGTAGAGTGCGGAATGCCGAGAGAACTTTCATACAACGCTATCCTAGACATGATAGAGGGCACTGTAGAACTTTTGAGGAAATGTAGACACCCAGCGCTATTGAGGGATCAAGTGACTACTCCAGCTGGCACTACGATAAGGGGACTCATGACAATGGAGAGTGAAGGGATAAAATCTGCGTTAATAAAGACAGTTGAAGCTGCATATAAGAGGTCTGTGGAAATTGGAGAGCAAATTGATAGGAAGCTAAGAACTAGTTTCCCAACATAA
- a CDS encoding cupin domain-containing protein: protein MDFYLSNISKVDKEEVPIKGAKGAKIQWLITKNEGAHYAVRKFSLEKMGVIPMHVHKYQETVIITKGKCKVCVADKEFELKEGDYIFIDSQVKHAIIAEDELEFFCVIDYVDDMSIKTLNEDCP from the coding sequence ATGGATTTCTACTTATCAAATATCTCTAAAGTCGATAAGGAGGAAGTTCCAATAAAAGGTGCTAAAGGAGCTAAAATACAATGGTTAATAACAAAAAATGAAGGTGCACATTACGCAGTAAGGAAATTCTCTTTAGAAAAGATGGGAGTAATACCAATGCATGTACACAAGTACCAAGAGACTGTTATAATAACTAAGGGAAAATGTAAAGTTTGCGTTGCAGATAAGGAATTTGAGCTGAAGGAGGGAGATTACATTTTTATCGATAGCCAAGTTAAGCATGCAATTATTGCTGAAGACGAATTAGAGTTTTTCTGTGTAATAGATTACGTTGACGATATGAGTATAAAGACCTTAAATGAGGATTGTCCATAG
- the tmk gene encoding dTMP kinase, with product MKGILIAFEGIDGSGKSSQASLLKDWIEMKRDAYLTEWNSSEWIHDIIKEAKKKGLLTPITFSLIHATDFTDRYERFILPMLKTGFVVISDRYIYTAYARDSVRGVDIEWVKKLYSFAVKPDVTFYIRVSAEVALERIKKARRNIKPQEAGYDVFPNLPPEEGFLKYQTMILNAYDKIAKEENFVVIDGNKTPREIQMEIRKVLGEILDNSL from the coding sequence TTGAAGGGTATATTAATAGCCTTTGAGGGTATAGACGGCTCAGGTAAATCAAGTCAAGCTAGTTTATTAAAGGATTGGATAGAAATGAAAAGAGACGCATATTTAACTGAATGGAACTCCTCAGAGTGGATTCACGACATTATAAAAGAGGCTAAGAAAAAAGGTTTGTTAACTCCTATTACCTTCAGCTTAATTCATGCAACAGATTTTACTGATAGGTATGAGAGGTTTATATTACCTATGTTAAAGACAGGGTTCGTAGTAATAAGTGACAGATATATTTACACAGCCTATGCTAGAGATAGCGTTAGAGGAGTAGATATTGAATGGGTTAAGAAACTTTATTCCTTTGCAGTTAAACCAGACGTTACTTTTTATATAAGAGTTTCAGCAGAAGTTGCTTTAGAAAGGATAAAGAAGGCTAGGAGGAATATAAAACCCCAAGAGGCGGGTTATGACGTTTTTCCTAATTTGCCTCCAGAAGAGGGATTCTTAAAATATCAAACAATGATACTTAACGCCTATGATAAAATAGCTAAGGAGGAAAATTTTGTCGTAATAGACGGTAACAAAACTCCTAGGGAAATTCAAATGGAAATTAGGAAAGTATTAGGTGAAATTCTTGATAATAGCCTTTGA
- a CDS encoding DNA double-strand break repair nuclease NurA: MNWKIKSELQKMIIQLSEAKKYLPEDYVISHEVTEEEKEGENKIEIELLNDFKPVVEPLSFSQEFNSIASLDSSTRYLRDISVNLVILGMSIYSNRKGFIDFPITKEIPYIGVNTYRKILDKISTGMNFIKMKNEINYPFDENYKLDDVADEMRTEAENIGLSEVIIDHDLVILDGPIYPTPLELTEELDLSSTSRLCHQLAYASLVNKRISLLRDNVIGVVKRLENSGKLWKDEKIMDEFKKRGKNIKGLKDPTILELIDYEFCRKSGRHSYACIIGPFKIDYNLHVEGPKDCHKADGNTTYLSNVPAKYAYYVILRKPYVPTTYFRIEGLNKDFLERGMRTALSRLSNRLIPTFIELVDNRAKRISAGLFITAYEVASSYLSIIHDDKLAYDTMVLEFLTGSQQNLTNLL; the protein is encoded by the coding sequence GTGAATTGGAAAATAAAAAGTGAGCTACAGAAAATGATTATACAACTCTCTGAGGCTAAGAAGTACTTACCAGAGGATTATGTAATTTCCCATGAGGTAACAGAAGAAGAAAAGGAAGGCGAAAACAAGATAGAAATTGAATTACTTAACGACTTTAAACCAGTAGTTGAGCCATTAAGTTTTAGCCAAGAATTCAACAGTATAGCGTCTTTAGACTCATCAACAAGATACTTAAGAGACATAAGCGTTAACTTAGTAATTCTAGGGATGTCAATATATAGTAATAGGAAAGGATTTATTGATTTTCCAATAACTAAAGAAATCCCTTATATTGGAGTAAATACTTATAGGAAAATATTAGATAAAATTTCAACTGGAATGAATTTTATAAAAATGAAAAATGAAATAAATTATCCCTTTGATGAAAATTATAAATTAGATGACGTAGCAGATGAAATGAGGACTGAAGCTGAAAACATTGGACTTAGCGAAGTTATTATTGATCACGATCTAGTAATCTTGGATGGGCCTATATATCCTACCCCGCTTGAATTGACTGAAGAATTAGATTTAAGTAGTACTTCTAGATTATGTCATCAACTAGCTTACGCATCATTGGTTAATAAGAGAATTTCCTTATTGAGAGACAACGTTATTGGAGTGGTTAAAAGGTTAGAAAATTCCGGAAAGCTTTGGAAGGATGAGAAAATCATGGATGAGTTCAAGAAACGTGGGAAGAATATAAAAGGGCTTAAAGATCCTACAATTCTTGAATTAATAGATTATGAATTTTGCAGAAAATCTGGAAGACATTCTTATGCTTGTATTATCGGACCTTTCAAAATAGACTACAACCTGCATGTAGAAGGACCTAAAGATTGTCATAAAGCAGATGGTAACACAACTTACTTGAGTAATGTACCGGCAAAGTACGCATATTACGTGATTTTGAGAAAACCTTACGTACCAACTACTTATTTTAGAATAGAAGGGCTTAACAAGGACTTCCTAGAAAGAGGGATGAGGACTGCCCTCTCCCGCCTTTCTAATAGGCTTATTCCTACATTTATTGAACTTGTAGATAATAGGGCGAAAAGGATTTCTGCAGGATTGTTCATCACTGCCTACGAGGTTGCGTCGTCATATTTAAGCATAATACACGACGATAAATTGGCTTACGATACTATGGTATTAGAGTTTTTAACTGGATCCCAGCAAAATTTAACGAATTTATTATAG
- a CDS encoding ATP-binding protein encodes MEERNLDEEGIIKDLENKLNAAEEDARKNGEIIGRVTRYRTVRLEEKELIGVDISFKDYMRSNVSRGQYLAIRTILRPVVIVGQVVSISRSDILAEIGIREVNSRRDPASIITDTFLGIDPISELDEEKNIVRPAVTPIDPQSPVFIPTPSLLEKVLRIPEEGITIGRIFSGGEETDAKVRLDENTLVHHTLVLGTTGSGKTTLLKSILYSKDLDKQTMVFDRQGDFVNFLISKKEKFTVLMPVTSKMGNSAKDFLDTFASTYGCKVLEYESGALICNDTEVDVIPYSINFFDNIRNFHKLTPYFTPKASMYWEPIIDKTLELLKSSLNKIFNNSIDDNILNKILRDKVTPGSLAEIGNKISISPTLLNELNLKSNSKNISTSFVSFSQGNLTISLNKVFQDVMEGLDIFPSTKDAIIRTLKAYDGYGIFTVKGTVDFDPEKAFKLNDKIIVDLSFVMNYSASIEAVATIAYKILEDLFKWKTELYSKKSPENKLTLIIMDEAHEYFPQGNSEAVAKDIIEELINKIMRLGRVRRIGVILATHMPDDLNPLVLQLTNTKIVMRNDINVIKKMGMENYEDFLLHATPGLAIINSLNFAGIQLKTLIP; translated from the coding sequence GTGGAAGAGAGAAATTTAGACGAGGAAGGTATTATCAAAGATCTGGAAAATAAACTGAACGCCGCTGAGGAAGACGCAAGAAAGAACGGTGAGATAATAGGCAGGGTGACAAGGTATAGGACTGTTAGGTTAGAGGAAAAGGAGTTAATTGGCGTTGATATATCATTTAAGGATTACATGAGGAGTAATGTGAGCAGAGGTCAATATTTGGCAATAAGGACTATCCTCCGTCCAGTCGTCATAGTAGGTCAAGTCGTTTCAATTTCGCGTTCTGACATTTTGGCAGAAATTGGTATAAGGGAAGTTAATTCTAGGAGAGACCCAGCTTCAATAATCACTGACACGTTTTTAGGAATAGACCCAATATCTGAGCTTGATGAAGAGAAAAACATAGTTAGACCAGCAGTTACTCCTATAGATCCTCAAAGCCCTGTTTTCATACCTACTCCGTCACTTCTGGAGAAAGTCCTAAGAATTCCAGAGGAAGGAATAACAATAGGTAGGATATTCTCGGGCGGAGAAGAAACTGATGCAAAGGTGAGGCTTGACGAGAACACTTTGGTTCATCATACTTTAGTTTTAGGGACTACCGGATCTGGAAAAACAACGCTCTTAAAGTCCATCCTTTACAGCAAAGATTTAGATAAACAAACTATGGTCTTTGATAGGCAAGGAGATTTTGTAAATTTCTTGATTTCAAAGAAAGAAAAATTTACAGTATTAATGCCAGTAACTTCAAAGATGGGTAATTCAGCAAAGGACTTTCTAGACACTTTTGCCTCAACATATGGATGCAAAGTGTTAGAGTATGAAAGCGGAGCATTAATTTGCAATGATACTGAAGTTGACGTAATACCTTATTCAATAAACTTCTTTGATAACATTAGGAACTTCCATAAATTAACGCCTTATTTTACTCCAAAGGCTTCAATGTATTGGGAACCGATAATTGATAAGACTCTTGAACTGTTAAAATCTAGCTTGAACAAAATTTTCAACAATAGCATTGACGATAATATCCTTAATAAGATTTTAAGGGATAAGGTGACTCCAGGTTCTCTAGCAGAGATAGGAAATAAAATTAGCATTTCGCCTACCTTACTTAATGAATTGAATTTAAAATCAAATAGTAAGAATATCTCAACGTCCTTTGTCTCATTTTCTCAAGGAAATTTAACAATATCCTTGAACAAGGTATTTCAGGACGTAATGGAGGGTTTAGATATATTTCCATCTACTAAGGATGCAATAATTAGGACTTTAAAAGCCTACGACGGTTACGGTATTTTTACAGTAAAGGGCACAGTAGACTTTGATCCAGAAAAAGCTTTCAAATTAAACGATAAGATAATAGTAGACTTAAGCTTCGTAATGAACTACTCTGCATCCATAGAGGCAGTAGCTACTATAGCTTATAAAATCCTTGAGGATCTATTTAAATGGAAAACAGAGCTGTACAGCAAAAAGAGTCCGGAAAATAAATTAACCTTAATAATAATGGATGAAGCCCACGAATACTTCCCTCAAGGAAATAGTGAAGCTGTTGCTAAGGACATAATTGAGGAGTTAATAAATAAAATAATGAGGCTAGGTAGAGTGAGGAGAATTGGAGTAATTTTAGCTACTCATATGCCTGACGATCTTAATCCTCTCGTGCTTCAACTAACAAATACTAAGATAGTTATGAGGAACGACATAAACGTTATTAAAAAGATGGGAATGGAAAATTACGAGGACTTCCTGCTTCACGCTACTCCAGGATTAGCTATAATAAATTCGTTAAATTTTGCTGGGATCCAGTTAAAAACTCTAATACCATAG
- a CDS encoding dTMP kinase, translating to MIIAFEGIEGSGRTAHLESVKRYLEKEGYGVVTFGIQMSKLIGERIAQVKKEIVFERRTLFLAYVTDLADQIENVVKPAIDSGFIALADGYVLTLMAYGLARGLEKEWMSEVLSIFPKPSLSFSLVSTPEEIMKRIIKKRGYLDPLSAGIDICVKEDVFSAYNEYIERFQKYLVELSITSKVINTARDFNEVNKEIVSEIEKLEA from the coding sequence TTGATAATAGCCTTTGAAGGAATAGAAGGCTCAGGAAGGACAGCTCATTTAGAGTCAGTTAAGAGATATCTAGAGAAGGAAGGTTACGGAGTAGTCACTTTCGGAATACAAATGTCAAAGCTAATAGGAGAAAGAATAGCTCAAGTTAAAAAGGAAATAGTCTTCGAGAGGAGAACACTATTCTTGGCTTACGTTACAGACTTGGCAGATCAAATAGAGAACGTGGTTAAGCCAGCAATAGACTCAGGATTCATTGCATTAGCAGACGGTTACGTTCTAACCTTGATGGCTTACGGACTTGCTAGAGGATTAGAAAAAGAGTGGATGAGTGAAGTGCTAAGCATATTTCCTAAACCTTCGCTTTCCTTCTCTCTGGTTTCAACTCCGGAAGAAATAATGAAGAGAATAATAAAGAAAAGGGGTTATTTAGATCCTTTAAGTGCAGGAATTGATATTTGCGTAAAAGAGGATGTTTTCAGCGCTTATAATGAATATATAGAGAGGTTCCAAAAATACCTTGTAGAATTATCTATCACATCCAAAGTAATAAATACTGCAAGGGATTTTAATGAAGTAAATAAGGAGATAGTGAGTGAAATTGAAAAACTTGAGGCCTGA
- the sixA gene encoding phosphohistidine phosphatase SixA: protein MITLIIVRHGEAEPQIDGKDDKDRKLIKKGLKQMRRVANFLDELDYTFDRVLSSPYIRAYQSAEAILDELGVNDKKIETFNELSPEKEPSAFIEKLKEMDNTTLLVVGHEPYLSSLIRTITGGNVELKKGGVAIVDYNPVEGKGVLKMLLTQKVLKLI, encoded by the coding sequence ATGATAACTTTAATAATTGTGAGGCATGGAGAAGCTGAGCCTCAGATAGATGGAAAAGACGATAAAGATAGAAAATTAATTAAGAAAGGCTTAAAGCAAATGAGAAGAGTAGCCAATTTCTTGGATGAGCTTGATTATACTTTTGATAGAGTTTTAAGTAGCCCTTACATTAGGGCTTATCAGTCAGCTGAAGCTATACTTGACGAATTAGGAGTCAATGATAAAAAAATTGAAACTTTTAACGAGCTTTCACCGGAAAAAGAGCCTTCTGCTTTCATTGAGAAACTTAAGGAAATGGATAATACAACATTACTAGTCGTTGGACATGAGCCTTATTTATCTTCATTAATTAGAACAATAACTGGAGGTAATGTAGAACTTAAGAAAGGAGGAGTTGCAATCGTTGATTATAATCCAGTTGAAGGCAAAGGAGTTTTAAAAATGCTTTTAACTCAAAAGGTGTTAAAGCTGATTTGA
- a CDS encoding MFS transporter: MKLSDVFKPLDDKKFDMFHIKSLLTTGMGVFTDGYDLSSIGIVIGAVLASFGLHSKTPEYNYWEGLVSSSALIGAAIGAIIFGILANKGRKTFYGIDVALLSIGAILQAFVSSPLELVLVRGLLGLGVGADYVLSPMIMAEHANAKDRGKIIALGFGLMWGFGATVAAGIYLVLTSLGYSLDIVWRVVLAAGAIPAASVIYLRRKIPETSRYLARIKGDMKAFENVVKQVAGKEVRVAENLKDENSFSEYFEKQWKVFIAAASLWFLFDLSAYTGILFGPTTIAKSVGINNPAVFQFVMEFFFTVPGGLLALATIDRVGRRPMQIIGFVGMAGSLMSFSFFRPLLPAFLALTVYGMYNFFMQAGPGSISAAGMLGVELAPTKVRGTVQSITVAAGRTGATIAGLIVPTIILPSVGVDGLTLILSLLTFLAAAITYFFIPETKGKPLEESSMENQYVKV; this comes from the coding sequence ATGAAGTTAAGCGACGTATTCAAACCGTTGGACGATAAAAAATTTGACATGTTCCACATAAAGAGCTTATTAACTACAGGAATGGGAGTTTTTACTGATGGCTACGATTTATCCTCAATAGGGATTGTAATAGGCGCAGTATTAGCGAGTTTCGGACTACACAGTAAGACACCAGAATATAATTATTGGGAAGGATTGGTTTCGTCTTCAGCATTAATAGGAGCAGCTATAGGAGCAATAATATTCGGAATTTTAGCCAATAAAGGAAGAAAAACATTTTATGGAATAGATGTTGCATTATTAAGCATAGGAGCAATTTTACAAGCTTTCGTCTCTTCCCCTCTTGAACTAGTTTTAGTTAGGGGATTATTAGGTCTTGGAGTCGGTGCAGATTACGTATTATCTCCAATGATAATGGCTGAACACGCTAATGCTAAGGACAGAGGTAAGATTATAGCCTTAGGTTTTGGTTTAATGTGGGGCTTCGGTGCTACCGTTGCCGCAGGAATTTACCTTGTATTAACTAGCCTTGGATATTCATTAGATATTGTGTGGAGAGTAGTGCTAGCTGCAGGAGCAATTCCAGCAGCGTCAGTAATTTACTTAAGGAGGAAAATACCAGAGACCTCTAGGTACTTGGCGAGAATAAAAGGAGATATGAAAGCCTTTGAGAACGTGGTTAAGCAAGTTGCAGGAAAAGAGGTTAGAGTTGCTGAAAATTTAAAGGATGAAAATTCATTTTCTGAATACTTTGAAAAGCAATGGAAGGTTTTCATAGCAGCTGCTTCACTATGGTTCTTGTTTGACCTCTCGGCATACACTGGAATATTATTTGGCCCAACAACAATAGCCAAAAGCGTTGGGATAAACAATCCTGCAGTTTTCCAATTTGTAATGGAGTTCTTCTTCACTGTACCGGGAGGATTATTAGCCTTAGCTACAATTGACAGAGTAGGAAGAAGGCCAATGCAAATAATCGGCTTTGTTGGAATGGCTGGTTCGTTAATGTCATTCTCGTTCTTTAGACCTTTATTGCCTGCTTTTCTAGCATTAACAGTTTATGGAATGTATAATTTCTTCATGCAGGCAGGGCCGGGTTCAATTAGTGCAGCAGGAATGCTTGGAGTTGAATTAGCTCCTACTAAGGTTAGAGGCACTGTACAATCAATTACTGTTGCAGCAGGAAGAACAGGCGCAACAATTGCTGGACTGATTGTTCCAACAATCATATTGCCTTCAGTAGGAGTAGATGGATTAACATTAATACTTAGCTTGTTAACTTTCCTTGCGGCAGCAATAACATACTTCTTCATACCAGAAACTAAAGGAAAACCTTTAGAAGAATCGTCAATGGAGAATCAATACGTTAAGGTATAA
- a CDS encoding PaREP1 family protein, whose amino-acid sequence MIRTLTVPDVLLLDADELLEKGEVVQASEKYYKAVEEGSVEKIKSRLKDFKRELEYLLSQI is encoded by the coding sequence GTGATAAGGACTTTAACGGTACCGGACGTGTTGCTATTAGATGCCGACGAGCTTCTTGAGAAGGGTGAAGTTGTTCAAGCTAGTGAGAAGTATTATAAGGCAGTTGAGGAAGGAAGCGTTGAAAAAATTAAATCTAGACTTAAGGATTTTAAACGTGAATTAGAGTACCTACTATCGCAGATTTAA
- a CDS encoding cyclase family protein: protein MIIDLSVPIENGMPYFPGDPQPKIEKIEKEDYVIHSLLLSTHTGTHVDVPFHFISNGKKLDEIDLTRFSGKAYVLDAEGKNIHSIELPSNVDILLIYTGTSKLWKNGWTMDNYATIDEEFAKLLVRKGYKLVGIDSPSIGNSKVHRILLSNDVLIVENLSSNLEKIKGKVVDFISLPLPIKGVDGSPIRAIAVVRNDETHPGK, encoded by the coding sequence ATGATAATCGATTTATCCGTGCCAATAGAAAACGGGATGCCATATTTCCCAGGAGATCCTCAGCCTAAAATAGAGAAGATTGAAAAAGAAGATTATGTTATACATTCCTTGCTTCTTTCAACTCATACTGGAACTCACGTTGATGTTCCTTTTCATTTCATAAGTAATGGGAAAAAACTTGATGAAATAGATTTAACAAGGTTCTCCGGAAAGGCTTACGTCCTTGATGCTGAAGGTAAAAATATTCACTCCATAGAACTCCCTTCCAACGTTGATATTTTACTCATATACACTGGGACTAGTAAACTCTGGAAAAATGGATGGACAATGGATAATTACGCAACAATTGACGAAGAGTTTGCTAAGCTACTTGTAAGGAAAGGTTACAAGCTTGTCGGAATAGACTCCCCAAGCATAGGAAATTCCAAGGTTCATAGAATATTATTATCTAACGACGTTCTTATAGTAGAAAATCTCTCTTCAAATCTTGAAAAGATAAAAGGGAAGGTAGTGGACTTTATCTCATTACCTTTACCTATTAAAGGAGTTGACGGATCACCTATTAGAGCTATTGCTGTAGTGAGAAATGATGAAACTCATCCTGGTAAATGA